The following coding sequences lie in one Candidatus Nitrospira allomarina genomic window:
- the folE gene encoding GTP cyclohydrolase I FolE — protein sequence MPSKTKRPSAVKSRAVDPDNSQPVRMPNLANLEIIVKQLLENLGENPQRHGLTDTPKRVAKSMAFLTKGYQQDIDELLNGALFPIVYDEMVIVRDIDFFSLCEHHLLPFFGKCHIGYIPNKHVVGLSKIPRIVDAFSRRLQVQERLTVQIAHTLHTKLKPRGVGVVMEARHLCMSMRGVERQNTVAVTSEMLGVFRKQEQTRDEFLKLIRQRGCDGD from the coding sequence ATGCCGAGTAAGACGAAGCGACCCTCAGCTGTCAAGTCACGGGCGGTCGATCCAGACAATAGCCAGCCAGTCCGAATGCCCAATCTCGCGAATCTGGAAATCATTGTAAAGCAGCTACTGGAAAATTTGGGTGAAAATCCCCAACGGCATGGTTTAACCGATACGCCCAAGCGGGTAGCCAAGTCCATGGCCTTCCTTACCAAAGGCTATCAACAAGATATCGATGAATTATTGAATGGGGCTCTGTTCCCTATCGTATATGATGAGATGGTCATCGTGCGCGATATCGATTTTTTTAGCCTCTGTGAGCATCACCTTCTACCGTTTTTTGGGAAATGTCATATCGGGTATATTCCCAATAAGCACGTGGTGGGCTTGAGCAAAATCCCACGAATTGTCGATGCCTTTAGTCGTCGTCTGCAAGTCCAGGAACGGTTGACGGTCCAGATTGCCCACACCCTTCACACGAAGCTCAAGCCGCGTGGGGTGGGTGTTGTCATGGAAGCCCGCCATCTTTGTATGAGTATGCGTGGAGTAGAAAGGCAGAATACCGTGGCGGTCACCAGTGAAATGCTTGGTGTATTTCGCAAACAAGAACAAACCCGTGACGAATTTCTTAAGCTCATTCGCCAGCGCGGATGCGACGGCGATTAG
- a CDS encoding 6-carboxytetrahydropterin synthase, with amino-acid sequence MPTASSITRTYRFCAAHRLHTDQLPEETNKKIFGKCNNLNGHGHNYTVLVTVAGELDMRTGLITNVDALDQLVKDKIIDRFDHQHLNFDPAFAQVTTTGENLARLIWDLLVDQIPSGHLEKIGVIETRDNFFEYMGAPRVPSESSNRNGIKEK; translated from the coding sequence ATGCCGACTGCATCGTCCATCACCAGAACCTATCGGTTTTGCGCCGCCCATCGTCTTCATACTGATCAATTGCCAGAGGAAACCAATAAAAAGATTTTTGGAAAATGTAATAATCTGAACGGGCATGGGCATAATTATACGGTTCTTGTGACGGTGGCCGGAGAATTGGATATGCGCACAGGGTTGATCACAAACGTGGACGCCTTGGACCAACTCGTCAAGGACAAGATAATCGATCGTTTTGATCATCAACATCTCAATTTTGATCCCGCCTTTGCACAAGTTACGACAACTGGTGAAAATTTAGCGCGTTTAATTTGGGATCTCCTGGTTGATCAGATTCCTTCAGGGCATTTGGAGAAAATTGGGGTAATCGAAACCAGAGATAACTTCTTTGAATATATGGGTGCTCCAAGAGTGCCCAGTGAATCTTCTAACAGAAACGGGATAAAGGAGAAGTAA
- a CDS encoding alpha/beta fold hydrolase, producing MKALIHGVTVGYSDQGDGTPLVFIHAFPLSKTMWQPQVDALKNTYRVITIDLGGHGESDIVTWNDSLDHYAKDIIHLLDHLGIGQGVFVGLSMGGYTLFSIYRHYADRVKAMVFADTRAQGDSEEGKAGRGSMAQVAFTDGAPAIADLMLPKLLAPSTIERHSEIVKQVRQMILQTSTAGIVVDLVAMAARPDSTNLLSTITCPTLIIVGEDDVATPISESQYMAQRITGSILVTIPKAGHLSNLEQPAAFNEALRSFLTTHRL from the coding sequence GTGAAAGCGCTGATTCATGGAGTGACCGTCGGGTATTCCGATCAAGGGGACGGCACGCCGCTCGTCTTCATCCATGCCTTTCCACTTTCCAAAACCATGTGGCAACCTCAAGTCGATGCGCTAAAGAACACCTATCGAGTGATCACCATTGACCTTGGAGGACATGGAGAATCCGACATCGTGACATGGAATGATAGTTTGGACCATTATGCCAAGGATATCATCCACCTGCTCGATCATTTAGGTATTGGTCAAGGCGTGTTTGTGGGCTTGTCGATGGGCGGATATACCCTCTTTTCGATCTACCGACATTATGCTGATCGGGTAAAAGCCATGGTTTTTGCAGATACAAGAGCGCAAGGGGATAGTGAAGAAGGGAAAGCTGGACGTGGGTCGATGGCTCAAGTAGCTTTTACCGATGGAGCACCAGCCATTGCCGACCTCATGCTTCCCAAACTTCTGGCCCCTTCCACCATTGAGCGTCATTCTGAAATTGTGAAGCAGGTTCGACAGATGATTCTTCAAACATCAACGGCCGGCATTGTTGTCGATTTGGTGGCGATGGCCGCTAGACCTGATTCAACGAACCTGTTATCCACAATCACCTGCCCGACTTTGATCATCGTGGGCGAGGATGATGTCGCTACCCCGATCTCAGAGTCTCAGTACATGGCCCAACGGATAACCGGCTCCATCTTGGTCACCATTCCTAAAGCCGGCCATCTATCGAACTTGGAACAACCCGCCGCGTTCAACGAAGCACTTCGGAGCTTCCTCACGACACACCGGTTATAA
- a CDS encoding replication-associated recombination protein A, with protein sequence MESFESQSQEDLFPAQEASDTRPTPLAERMRPLDFDEFVGQEDVLAQDQPLRVAIEHDRVPSLILWGPPGTGKTTLASLIAKKTQATFVPFSAVLSGVPELRGLLKTAQQRRKVSGQRTLLFVDEIHRFNKAQQDAFLPYVERGDIILIGATTQNPSFEVIAPLLSRSMVVVLQSLNEEALRHILNRALSDTKRGLGSSHVTLTPAAQRLLIGYGNGDARSMLTGLEFVVGQYAKPGKPTTIDQPHVEQSLKQKALRYDRDGEEHYNLISAFIKSMRDSDPDGALYWLARMLEGGEEPKFIARRMMIFASEDIGMADPQGLLIASAVFHAVEVIGLSEAQINLAHGVTYLATAPKSNASYMGLLAARRDAKEKGNLPVPLHLRNAVTSLMKDLDYGKDYRYAHDDPKGAKAQTHLPKELEDRRYYRPSDSATASPVDEEEDLNSPW encoded by the coding sequence ATGGAATCCTTTGAGTCACAGTCGCAAGAAGATCTTTTCCCTGCTCAGGAAGCTTCCGATACACGCCCGACTCCATTAGCAGAGAGGATGCGGCCGCTGGATTTTGATGAGTTTGTGGGACAGGAAGACGTCTTGGCCCAAGACCAGCCGCTGCGTGTGGCCATTGAACATGATCGTGTGCCCTCACTTATTTTGTGGGGACCGCCGGGGACGGGAAAGACGACCCTAGCGAGTTTAATCGCCAAGAAAACCCAAGCGACATTCGTCCCCTTTTCAGCGGTGCTCAGTGGCGTGCCGGAGTTGCGCGGATTGTTGAAAACAGCCCAACAACGCCGGAAGGTGTCAGGACAGCGTACACTTCTTTTTGTGGATGAAATCCATCGATTCAATAAAGCGCAACAGGATGCCTTCCTCCCCTATGTTGAACGGGGAGATATCATACTCATTGGAGCCACCACACAAAATCCTTCTTTCGAAGTGATTGCTCCCTTGTTGTCCCGGTCTATGGTGGTGGTGCTTCAATCCTTAAACGAGGAGGCGTTGAGGCATATCTTGAATCGTGCCCTTTCGGATACGAAACGAGGGCTCGGTTCCTCACACGTCACCCTTACTCCCGCTGCACAGCGTCTATTGATTGGATATGGCAATGGCGATGCCCGGTCGATGTTAACGGGCCTGGAATTTGTTGTTGGCCAATATGCGAAGCCTGGCAAACCTACGACCATTGATCAACCGCACGTCGAGCAAAGCTTGAAGCAGAAGGCCTTACGATACGACCGGGATGGGGAAGAGCATTACAACCTGATTTCCGCCTTTATTAAAAGTATGCGTGATTCGGATCCGGATGGGGCGTTGTATTGGCTGGCGCGGATGTTGGAGGGTGGAGAAGAGCCCAAGTTTATCGCCAGGCGCATGATGATTTTTGCGTCAGAAGATATCGGGATGGCCGACCCGCAGGGGCTCTTGATTGCCTCGGCCGTTTTTCATGCGGTGGAGGTCATCGGATTATCCGAGGCACAAATCAACTTGGCGCATGGGGTGACCTATTTAGCCACTGCTCCAAAAAGTAATGCATCGTATATGGGGCTCCTGGCAGCAAGGAGAGACGCCAAGGAAAAGGGCAATCTCCCGGTACCGCTGCATTTGCGTAATGCGGTGACTTCGTTAATGAAGGATTTGGATTATGGAAAAGACTATCGGTATGCCCATGATGACCCCAAGGGTGCTAAAGCCCAAACTCATCTCCCCAAAGAATTAGAAGATCGCCGGTATTATAGACCCTCCGATTCTGCTACTGCTTCTCCCGTTGATGAAGAAGAAGACCTCAACTCACCCTGGTAA